In Coriobacteriia bacterium, the sequence CGCGGCGTTGTCGGACGTGAACGGGAAGAAGGCTCCGGAGAGGAAGAGCATCGGCATCAGGATGAACTGCATGATGACCTGAAAGCCTTCCATCGTCTTTTGTCGCGCCGCGATCAGGATGCCGAGCGAAGTGATGACTGCTGCGAGCAGGAGCAGCGTGAGCAGCATGAGAATCACCTTGCTCACGTCGTAGTGCACGCCGAGGAGCGGTCCGAGCAGCATGATGATCGCCGCTTGGAACATCGCAACCGTCGAGCCGCCCGCCACCTTCCCAAGTGCGACCGCCGTGCGTGACACCGGAGCCACCAGGACCTCGCGCAGGAACCCGAACTCGCGGTCCCACACGATCGAGATTGCCGAGAAGAGCGCGGTGAACAGCACCGTCATGCACAGGATGCCAGGGTAGAGGAACTGGATATAGGGGATGCCGGCAAGGCCAGCGCCGCCGCCGATCTTGCCGAGTGCTCCGCCAAGGCCGAAGCCGAGCGCGAACAGGAACAGAAGCGGTTGCGCGAGCGACCCGAAGATACGCGAGCGATCGCGCAAGAACCGCAGCACGTCGCGGTACCAGATCGTGTAAGCGCCCTTGAGGTTGTGCTTGAGGTGGCCGCCCATCAGCGTCGCCCCCTCATCTGGCGCGCCCGGCGCATCTGTGCGACCGGACTCGCCTCCTCCTCGCGAATGGCACGCCCCGTGAGCTTCACGAACACGTCCTCGAGTGTGGGCCGACGCAGGTTGACGCTCGACACACTCAGCTCCTCGGGGTGCTCGTCCATCGCTCGCAGCACCTCGGGGATGAATCGATCGCCGTGGTCGATCTCGATGCGCAGTCCCTCGGCCGTCTGCTGAGCCGT encodes:
- a CDS encoding ABC transporter permease, coding for MGGHLKHNLKGAYTIWYRDVLRFLRDRSRIFGSLAQPLLFLFALGFGLGGALGKIGGGAGLAGIPYIQFLYPGILCMTVLFTALFSAISIVWDREFGFLREVLVAPVSRTAVALGKVAGGSTVAMFQAAIIMLLGPLLGVHYDVSKVILMLLTLLLLAAVITSLGILIAARQKTMEGFQVIMQFILMPMLFLSGAFFPFTSDNAAGTALKVIGQLNPMSYGVDALRQIALSPKLSPALTLHPAGIDVLILTGFFVVFLVPGVMLFSKQD
- a CDS encoding DUF4162 domain-containing protein; translation: LTLFLTTHYMDEAEICDRIAIIDHGQIVALDSPNNLKAMVGGDVVTLTTNNDVRAVEVLVSLGVTAQQTAEGLRIEIDHGDRFIPEVLRAMDEHPEELSVSSVNLRRPTLEDVFVKLTGRAIREEEASPVAQMRRARQMRGRR